In a single window of the Biomphalaria glabrata chromosome 13, xgBioGlab47.1, whole genome shotgun sequence genome:
- the LOC129922438 gene encoding uncharacterized protein LOC129922438, with protein MLSENLTFANEILNERNTWLAIKILMFGITPAISIFGVVGKVLSIIVLTKHGMSKCSNILLVTLAFYDITFLISFNSVPKLIYEAVWNHEYVKYSKSVCDMLFVLFTFFTVLDYGIGIMSLSLPMLITAERIVVIFFPFHSGRSLTPKRTWIIIAGMTLYWLSVSVYLSFWQDMEVRYDPIRNTSLGLIKRSALIYENPTFIAAFQEVIIYSSICVPPIFTLTGCIAISVQLQIASIKRKKIRYDPIRNTSLGLST; from the coding sequence ATGCTAAGTGAAAATTTGACTTTTGCTAATGAAATCCTCAACGAGCGAAACACATGGCTGGCGATAAAAATTCTCATGTTTGGCATCACTCCAGCCATTTCCATCTTTGGTGTTGTGGGTAAAGTGTTGAGCATCATTGTCTTGACCAAACATGGAATGTCCAAATGTTCTAACATTCTGTTGGTGACCTTAGCTTTCTATGACATTACATTTCTGATATCTTTCAACAGCGTACCAAAGCTTATCTACGAAGCCGTCTGGAACCATGAATACGTTAAGTACTCAAAGTCAGTATGTGATATGTTGTTTGTACTATTTACTTTCTTCACTGTGCTGGATTACGGTATTGGTATTATGAGTCTGTCGTTGCCTATGTTGATAACAGCCGAAAGAATTGTTGtcattttctttccattccactCAGGCAGAAGTCTGACACCAAAAAGAACGTGGATCATTATCGCTGGCATGACTCTCTATTGGCTCTCTGTATCTGTCTACTTGAGCTTCTGGCAGGACATGGAGGTCAGATATGACCCCATCAGAAATACATCTCTGGGTCTGATCAAGAGATCCGCTTTAATTTATGAAAACCCAACATTCATTGCTGCATTTCAAGAAGTGATTATTTACTCCAGTATATGTGTACCACCAATATTCACTTTAACAGGATGTATTGCCATTTCCGTTCAACTTCAAATTGCTTCCATTAAACGAAAGAAAATCAGATATGACCCCATCAGAAATACATCTCTGGGTTTGTCTACTTGA
- the LOC129922595 gene encoding neuropeptides capa receptor-like: MSNESSSVVSKLLDDQNTWLAMKILMFGITPAISIFGFVGNILSIIVLVKHGMSKCSNILLVSLAFCDIIFLVSYNNIPKIIYEAVWNHEYVDYSKSTCDALFVLFTIFTLCDYTFGVTGMTLPMLITIERLVVIFFPLNFNRALTPTRTWMAIAGVAVYSLSLFVYSSFWQVLDYSVDPVRNISVGLIKRSAFFNDNPESVATIQNLMVYTSIIIPPIFTVTGCIVISIQIQIASIKRKKMTSSMRSTNRTTKTLLAVCAVYCVTSAVLSLPLYIPAEYASYALTDEAPSNVGKLFFQLANTVGCIQSSSDFIVYIGLNKQFRDTLRKVLAIQFFHPRASFYRL, translated from the coding sequence ATGAGTAACGAAAGTTCCAGTGTAGTGTCCAAGTTACTTGATGATCAAAACACATGGCTGGCAATGAAAATTCTGATGTTTGGAATAACTCCTGCTATCTCTATCTTTGGTTTTGTAGGTAACATATTGAGTATCATTGTCTTGGTCAAACATGGGATGTCCAAATGTTCTAACATTCTCTTGGTCAGTTTAGCTTTCTGTGATATCATCTTTCTAGTATCGTACAACAACATACCAAAGATTATCTACGAGGCCGTTTGGAACCACGAATATGTTGACTATTCAAAGTCCACTTGTGATGCGTTGTTTGTACTATTTACCATCTTCACGCTGTGTGACTATACTTTTGGTGTCACTGGAATGACGCTGCCCATGCTAATTACTATAGAAAGACTTGTGGTCATCTTCTTCCCGCTCAATTTTAACCGAGCGTTAACACCAACGAGAACTTGGATGGCCATTGCGGGGGTGGCTGTCTACTCACTTTCACTCTTTGTCTACAGCAGCTTTTGGCAAGTATTAGACTACAGCGTTGACCCTGTGCGAAATATTTCTGTAGGACTCATTAAAAGATCAGCCTTTTTTAACGATAATCCAGAATCGGTTGCCACTATTCAAAATTTAATGGTTTACACTAGCATAATAATTCCACCCATTTTCACTGTGACTGGATGTATTGTCATTTCAATCCAAATTCAAATCGCCTCCATCAAACGAAAGAAGATGACGTCATCAATGCGCTCCACCAACAGGACGACCAAAACTTTGCTAGCAGTTTGCGCTGTCTACTGCGTTACATCAGCGGTGCTGTCATTGCCACTGTATATTCCCGCAGAGTATGCTTCTTACGCACTCACAGATGAGGCACCATCGAACGTTGGGAAGCTGTTCTTTCAGCTTGCGAATACTGTCGGCTGCATCCAAAGCTCGTCTGATTTTATAGTGTACATCGGTTTAAACAAGCAATTCAGAGACACGCTTAGAAAAGTTCTAGCAATTCAGTTCTTTCACCCCAGAGCCAGCTTTTATCGTCTATGA